The DNA segment GTATCCAGCGTTTGGTAAGCCCACCACGTGTTCCGTAGCTGATTCGAAAACCGGAAGCGAGACGCTCCAACAAGACGAATCACGTATTCGATAGCGTATTGGATAGGAAAAAAAAGGGATGCGGAGCTCCCCTATAGCAGAACCGAATACATTACATGACCACGAACCGAACGCGTACCTCTTCTTGGACGGGAGCAATGAGCAGCGGCCGCGGCatgggctccggctccggctccggcgccTCCCGCTCTTTCCACCCCCAGAACCTGTCCAAGCTCATGCTGCCGCCCCTCGGCAGTAGCCTCACCCAGTTCACTTCTGGCGACAAATGGGTCGTCTCGCCCCTCGAGTCCAGATACAGGTGAGTGACGAGACCACCATCGGTACCTGCACGGACTGCAACCGCTTACAGTAACGCGCATGGTTTAGGTGGTGGGAGACTTTCATGGTGATCCTGACGGCGTACTCGGCGTGGGTGTACCCGTTCGAGGTGGCCTTCATGGACGGCTCGCCCAAGCGGGGCCTGGAGGTGGCCGACATGGTCGTCGACATCTTCTTCACGGTCGACATCGTCCTCACCTTCTTCGTCGCCTACATCGACTCCAGGACGCAGCTCCTCGTCCGCGACAGGAGGAGGATAGCCTTCAGGTTCGCTAATTAGTGTTTGATCCATGGATTTCTATGTATTCCTGCAACCTTGTTAATGCATATATAGGTATCTGTCGACGTTTTTCATCATGGACGTGGCGTCGACAATTCCGTTCCAAGGCCTGTCCTACCTCGTCCACGGCAAGGCAAGGGAAGGCTTGTTGTACAGCCTGCTCGTCCTGCTCCGGCTCTGGCGTCTCAGGAAGTTCCAACTGTTCTTCCCaaggtaattaattaattaattaagcaacAGCCATGCATATATCTCAGAGGCAGAGCTCGAACTCCATCGACAATGGCTGACCTAATTCGATCGTCAGGCTAGAGAAGGACATCAGGTTCAGCTACTTCTGGATACGCTGCGCACGGCTCATCGCGGTAATTAATTAGAGTAGCTCCATCGGTCGGATAGCATTTGCAGCTGAACTTTGTTGAAAGAAATCTTTATGGTGCATGCATTCAGGTTACTCTGTTCCTGGTGCACGGCGCCGGGTGCCTCTACTACCTGCTGGCGGACCGGTACCCGGACAGGGACAAGACGTGGATCGGCGCGGCGACCCCCAACTTCCGGCAGGAGAGCCTGTGGATCCGCTACATCACCACCATGAGCACCGTCGGCCAGGGTGACCTACACGCCCAGAACAAGCTCGAGATGATGTTCAACATCTTCTACATGCTCTTCAACCTCGGCCTCGCCGCCTACCTCAGCGGCAACATGACCAACCTGGCCCTCCAGGGCACACGCCGCACCATGGAGTTCGTAAGTGTCAACGTCTGTCGACTTCCACAACAGAAGCACTCTAGAATCTCGATCGCCATTAACTAATAAGTTTCCGCTGGTTGCCAGAGGAACAGCATTTGCGCCGCGTCCGACTTCGTGTGCCGGAACCGCCTGCCGCCGCGGCTGCAGCAGCAGATCCTGGCCTACATGTGCCTCAAGTTCAGGGCGGAGAGCCTGAACCAGCAGCAGCTCATGGACCAGCTGCCCAAGTCAATCTGCCAGAGCATCTGCGAGCACCTCTTCCTCCCCGTCGTCAAGGAGGTGTACCTCTTCAAGGGGATCTCCAGAGATGCGCAGCTGCTCCTGGTCACCCAGACCAAGCCGGAGTACATACCGCCCAAGGAGGACGTGATCGTGCAGAACGAGGCGGCGGACGACGTGTACATCATCGTGTCCGGCGAGGTGGAGACCATATACTTCAACGGCGAGCGGGAGGAGGTGGTGGGAAAGCTGGGGACCATGGACATCTTGGGCGAGGTGAGCGCGCTGAGCGACCGCCCGCAGACCTTCACGTTCCGGACCAGGACGCTGAGCcagctgctgaggctgaagcaggccACGCTCAGGGAGGTCATGGAGAGCAAGCCCGACGACAGAGCCCTCATCGTCAGGAACTTGCTCAAGGTTCGTTGATGCATTCCATTTCTTTGTGTCTGTCAGAGATCGATGTGTCCAGGTTGACGGTCAGCAATGTGATGTGTGGGTTGGTGTTGCAGCATCAGATCGAGGTGCATGACATGAAGGACCTGCTGGGCGAGAGCGAGAGCACCGGAGCGGGCGGCAGCGGCAACATCGTCCCGTGCAATCTGCTGACGGTCGCCGCCACGGGGAACGCTGGCTTCCTTGAGGACCTCCTCAAGGTCGGGATGGACCCTGACGTCGGTGACTCCAAGGGAAGAACCGCGCTGGTAAGTAAGAAAGGAGCGCATTTCTCAGCTCTAACAGTTTGCTTTGCGCGTGTGCTCATCTCTGTGCCCTCTTCTTGGCAGCACATCGCCGCGTCAAAGGGGTACGAGGACTGCGTGCAGGCTCTACTCAGCCACGGCTGCAACGTCAACATCAAAGGTACGTAGTAACACACCTGCATTTTCAGTGCGATCAAGTTTGCTAACTATTCGCGACCGGTGTATGTAAACCGCAGACGCGCAGGGCAACACCGCGCTTTGGCAGGCCATCGCGGCGCGGCACCACAAGGTGTTCAGCAGCCTGTACCACGTCGCGCGGGTCTCGAACCGGCGCGCCGGCGGCGACCTCCTGTGCCACGCCACGCGGCGCGGGGACCTCGACACTCTCCGCGAGCTGCTCAAGCACGGCCTGGACGTCGACTCCGAGGACAATGACGGCTCCACCGCGCTGCGCGTCGCGCTGTCCGAGGGCCAGGCCGACCTGGCCAGGTTCCTTGTCATGAACGGGGCCAGCCTCGACGACGACGGCTACACCCAGCGCCAGACGACGGTGCCGGTGGCCAAGCTGCACGAGCTCGTGGAGAGGCGGGAGGTCGGCCACCCGATAACGGTATACGACTCGCCGAGGGCGGACACCGTCACGGTGGTCGGCTCGTCGTCCGAGGAGCTTCGTCGGGGAAGGTTCCCCGGCACCACGAGCAAGAAACCGGACAGCGCGTACTGGCCCCGGGTGAGCATCTACAAGGGCCATCCGTTGGTCAGAAACCACAGCTCCGAAGCCGGCAAGCTCATAAATCTGCCCGCCACGACCACGATGGAGGAGCTCAAAACCATCATTGGTACGCACGTAGTATTCTGTAGACACGCCATGAACTGGATCTTCACTTGTTGCAATGGCAAACGAACTTTTCTTTCAGGGGAGAAACTGAAAGTCGGCGCGGAGAAGGCGCTGGTCATGAACGACGAAGGACTGGAGATCGACTCGGTGGACGTGATCCGCGACAAAGACAAGCTGTTCATTGTCACCGAAGAGCACATGAGGATGTTGGCGTCAATGGATTCCGCAGCTGCCTTATCGCACACATCGTCTCTAGGTTGAGGTGTTTCAGTAGCACATGTCGTATAATTCCTGTGCTTGCTGGGATAGTATCTTTTTTCTCTAGCTCTGAATAATCCAGTCATCTCCGTGGCAACAATTCAAGCAACATGACAAGTGCCACACCAGTGATTTATGATGTTGCCCTTTATATATGGACCTGCAGACCAATTTTAAGATGAGAGTGATTAATTTCAAACGCTGGTACTCTGATTTTGAGATGTATTTTTTAATTCATGATTAGTTGTTTCTTTCGCTGTCAAATTTCTCTAATATTTTGTGCATGTGACGTTGTACCTTCTTTCCTTCTCTGTGGAAGGCTTTGACCAATATGGCAGTGATGACCTCAATGATGATTAAGGGCCTGTGGATTTTTATGTGGAAAGGGATACTGAAGTTGGAAC comes from the Triticum dicoccoides isolate Atlit2015 ecotype Zavitan unplaced genomic scaffold, WEW_v2.0 scaffold155460, whole genome shotgun sequence genome and includes:
- the LOC119344150 gene encoding potassium channel AKT2-like; this encodes MTTNRTRTSSWTGAMSSGRGMGSGSGSGASRSFHPQNLSKLMLPPLGSSLTQFTSGDKWVVSPLESRYRWWETFMVILTAYSAWVYPFEVAFMDGSPKRGLEVADMVVDIFFTVDIVLTFFVAYIDSRTQLLVRDRRRIAFRYLSTFFIMDVASTIPFQGLSYLVHGKAREGLLYSLLVLLRLWRLRKFQLFFPRLEKDIRFSYFWIRCARLIAVTLFLVHGAGCLYYLLADRYPDRDKTWIGAATPNFRQESLWIRYITTMSTVGQGDLHAQNKLEMMFNIFYMLFNLGLAAYLSGNMTNLALQGTRRTMEFRNSICAASDFVCRNRLPPRLQQQILAYMCLKFRAESLNQQQLMDQLPKSICQSICEHLFLPVVKEVYLFKGISRDAQLLLVTQTKPEYIPPKEDVIVQNEAADDVYIIVSGEVETIYFNGEREEVVGKLGTMDILGEVSALSDRPQTFTFRTRTLSQLLRLKQATLREVMESKPDDRALIVRNLLKHQIEVHDMKDLLGESESTGAGGSGNIVPCNLLTVAATGNAGFLEDLLKVGMDPDVGDSKGRTALHIAASKGYEDCVQALLSHGCNVNIKDAQGNTALWQAIAARHHKVFSSLYHVARVSNRRAGGDLLCHATRRGDLDTLRELLKHGLDVDSEDNDGSTALRVALSEGQADLARFLVMNGASLDDDGYTQRQTTVPVAKLHELVERREVGHPITVYDSPRADTVTVVGSSSEELRRGRFPGTTSKKPDSAYWPRVSIYKGHPLVRNHSSEAGKLINLPATTTMEELKTIIGEKLKVGAEKALVMNDEGLEIDSVDVIRDKDKLFIVTEEHMRMLASMDSAAALSHTSSLG